The nucleotide sequence GCGACGCGGCGGCCGCGCCCGCGTCCGGCTCCAACGGCGGCGCCTGGCCCGACCACGATCCCACCGTGGTCCTGAAGGGCACGCACAATCCCGCCTACTTTATCTCCTGGCAGAGCCAGAAGGAAGTCATCAAGGAACTCTCGCGGCGCTCCATCCTGCTGATCTGGGGAGGCCCCATCCTGACGGTGGTGTGCGTGCTCTATATCCTGGGACGATTCGGCCTGTTGTGAGGTAAGCTGCCACGGGCAGCGCGGAGGAGAAAGGGTTATGGCAATCGTGGTCCTGCTGGTCCTGTTGTTCGTCATCGCGGGGGTGATCTGGTACCTGGTCACCATCTACAACAGTCTGGTCGAGCTCAAGAACGACATCGACAAGGCCTGGTCGAACATCGACGTGCTGCTCAAGCAGCGCCACGACGAACTGACCAAGCTGCTGGACGTGGTGAAAGGCTACGCCCAGTACGAGCAGTCCACCTTCCAGAAGATCACCGAGGCGCGGGCGCTGTGGTCCAAGGCCACCACCGTGGATCAGAAGGCGCAGGCCGACGCCGCCTTGACCACAGCCGTCCGTGGCCTGTTCGCCGTGGCCGAGAACTATCCCGAGCTGAAGGCCAACACCAGCTTCATGCAGTTGCAGGGGCGGATCACGGAGATCGAGAACTCCATCGCCGACCGGCGCGAGTTCTATAACGACAGCGTGAACACCTTCAACATCCGCATCGCCCAGTTCCCCGACATGATCGTGGCCGGCATGATGCACCTTACCCCGCGCACCCTCTTCAAGGCCGACGAGGCCGACAAGGCGGACGTGAAGATGGACTTCTCGACGGCGGCGGGCAAGCCGTAGATCGGCTGTAGATTGCAGATTTCAGATTGCCGATTGCAGAACCGCTTGACATTCGCTTTTTATTCGCTTAAGATAGCGGCGAATGGCACTCACCCGGCGGCAACGCGAGCTTTACGACTTCATCGCCCGCTTCGTGCAGAAGAACGGCTACTCGCCCTCCTTCGAGGAGATCGGCGAGGGCCTGGGCCTCTCTTCCCTGGCCACGGTGCACAAGCACGTCACCAACCTGGAGAAGAAGGGCCTGCTCAAGCGCGACTACAACCGCAGCCGCTCCATCGACCTGCTGCCGCCCAAGGGCAAGATGAAGCTGGCCTTCGCTCCGGGCGTGCTGCCGCTGGTGGGGCGCATCGCTGCCGGCCGCCCGGTCGAGACCTTCGAGCAGCCCGACACCATCTCCCTCGCCGACCTCACCCGCGCCAAGGACGTCTACGTGCTCGAGGTGCGCGGCGATTCCATGCAGGACGAGCACATCGTGGACGGCGACTATGTGCTGGTGGAGAAGGTCTCGACGGCGCGCAACGGCGAGATCGTGGTGGCCCTGGTGGAGGGCGCCGAAACCACCCTCAAGCGCTTCTACAAGGAAGGCGCGGTCATCCGCCTGCAGCCCTCCAATCCCGCCGTGCAGCCCATCCTCGTTCCTGCCGCCGCGGTCGAGATCCAGGGGCGCGTGATCGGGGTGCTTCGCAAGTACTGAAAGCGGCGCTTAGCACTTAGCCTTTAGCATTTAGCCCGTCAAGTTCCGCCCCGACAAAGAAAAAGCCCGGCTGCGCGCCGGGCTTTCTGTGTCTGACGAATCTTCAGCGGCTAAGTGCTAAGTGCTAACGGCTAAAGTTGTTTGTCCA is from Terriglobales bacterium and encodes:
- a CDS encoding LemA family protein produces the protein MAIVVLLVLLFVIAGVIWYLVTIYNSLVELKNDIDKAWSNIDVLLKQRHDELTKLLDVVKGYAQYEQSTFQKITEARALWSKATTVDQKAQADAALTTAVRGLFAVAENYPELKANTSFMQLQGRITEIENSIADRREFYNDSVNTFNIRIAQFPDMIVAGMMHLTPRTLFKADEADKADVKMDFSTAAGKP
- the lexA gene encoding transcriptional repressor LexA → MALTRRQRELYDFIARFVQKNGYSPSFEEIGEGLGLSSLATVHKHVTNLEKKGLLKRDYNRSRSIDLLPPKGKMKLAFAPGVLPLVGRIAAGRPVETFEQPDTISLADLTRAKDVYVLEVRGDSMQDEHIVDGDYVLVEKVSTARNGEIVVALVEGAETTLKRFYKEGAVIRLQPSNPAVQPILVPAAAVEIQGRVIGVLRKY